In Streptomyces capitiformicae, one genomic interval encodes:
- a CDS encoding serine hydrolase domain-containing protein → MQVSARKGRAGRTGLVAATAVVAAVALAAPAAAAAPAPSRGDHSATREAMDANVKDGVVGIALQAKDGSGVWKATSGVGDLRSGAPRNAHDRFRAGSITKTFVATVLLQLEAEGRLSLDDKVEKWLPGVVRGNGNDGRKITLRQLLNHTSGIHNYTSDKNFQEAVFLPEGFYKNRYRTWTQEELVAIAMKHQPDFASGSSWNYSNTNYILAGMVIEQATGNRYGDEIRHRIIEPLALRGTKIPGTDPKVPSPHSRAYSKLAETTTGKTYDVTEYNPSAANSAGELVSSPGDLNRFYSALLRGRLLPPKQLAEMKTTIKVDGKRTGYGLGLVETPLSCGITVWGHSGGIHGSLSESVTTTDGSHSLSFNFNSDWAGDSDAIVEAEFCGK, encoded by the coding sequence ATGCAGGTGTCCGCACGCAAGGGGCGCGCGGGGCGCACGGGACTGGTGGCGGCCACGGCGGTGGTCGCGGCGGTGGCGCTGGCCGCCCCGGCGGCCGCGGCCGCACCCGCCCCGTCCAGAGGCGACCACAGCGCGACCCGCGAGGCCATGGACGCCAATGTGAAGGACGGCGTCGTGGGCATCGCCCTCCAGGCGAAGGACGGCAGCGGCGTCTGGAAGGCCACCTCGGGCGTCGGCGACCTCAGGTCCGGCGCACCCCGCAACGCCCACGACCGCTTCCGCGCGGGCAGTATCACCAAGACCTTCGTGGCGACCGTCCTGCTGCAACTGGAGGCGGAGGGCCGGCTGTCCCTGGACGACAAGGTGGAGAAGTGGCTGCCGGGCGTGGTGCGCGGCAACGGCAATGACGGCCGAAAGATCACACTCCGTCAACTCCTGAACCACACCAGCGGCATCCACAACTACACGAGCGACAAGAATTTCCAGGAGGCGGTCTTCCTCCCGGAGGGCTTCTACAAGAACCGCTACCGCACCTGGACCCAGGAGGAGTTGGTAGCCATCGCGATGAAGCACCAGCCGGACTTCGCCTCCGGCAGCTCATGGAACTACTCCAACACGAACTACATCCTGGCCGGCATGGTGATCGAGCAGGCCACCGGCAACCGTTACGGCGACGAGATCCGCCACCGCATCATCGAACCGCTGGCCCTGCGCGGTACGAAGATCCCCGGCACGGACCCGAAGGTGCCGTCACCGCACAGCCGCGCGTACTCGAAACTGGCCGAGACGACGACCGGCAAGACATACGACGTCACGGAATACAACCCCTCGGCGGCCAACTCGGCGGGCGAACTGGTCTCCAGTCCTGGCGACCTGAACCGCTTCTACTCGGCACTGCTGCGCGGCAGGCTCCTGCCGCCGAAGCAACTGGCCGAGATGAAGACCACGATCAAGGTCGACGGCAAGCGCACCGGCTACGGCCTCGGGCTCGTCGAAACGCCGCTTTCCTGCGGCATCACCGTCTGGGGCCACAGCGGCGGCATCCACGGCTCCCTCTCCGAATCCGTCACCACCACCGACGGCAGCCACTCCCTCTCCTTCAACTTCAACAGCGACTGGGCGGGCGACAGCGACGCGATCGTGGAAGCGGAGTTCTGCGGCAAGTAG